In Crinalium epipsammum PCC 9333, the following are encoded in one genomic region:
- a CDS encoding undecaprenyl-diphosphate phosphatase — protein sequence MIRSPHRLLRLMGIGTASTLLTLATAEAGFTQQGLEPATTATTAQVNIFQALILGLVQGLTEFLPISSSAHLKVVPVVLGWGDPGVGFTAVIQLGSIAAVLWFFWGDLVQITTGSLRAIAQKDYQSDDFRIAAGIILGTIPIVFFGLLIKKFIPDFDNSPLRSLGAIAIASIFMSLLLGVAEKFGKRKRNFEQLGILDGVLMGLAQAMALIPGVSRSGSTLTAGLFMGLERATAARFSFLLGIPAITLAGLVELKDVFKAGLDGAGLVPIIVGVISAGFFSYVAIAWLLRFLQTQSTWVFIWYRLIFGVSILGAIAAGFLKNI from the coding sequence ATGATCCGATCGCCACATCGCTTGCTTAGACTAATGGGTATAGGCACAGCTAGTACTTTATTAACATTAGCGACAGCAGAGGCAGGCTTTACCCAGCAAGGGCTTGAGCCAGCAACCACAGCGACGACGGCGCAGGTTAATATTTTTCAGGCGTTAATTCTCGGTTTAGTGCAAGGGTTAACAGAGTTTTTGCCGATCAGCAGTTCTGCTCATTTAAAGGTAGTACCAGTAGTCTTAGGTTGGGGAGATCCTGGTGTTGGTTTTACTGCGGTGATTCAATTGGGCAGTATTGCAGCAGTTTTGTGGTTTTTTTGGGGTGACTTAGTTCAAATTACTACAGGTAGTTTACGTGCGATCGCCCAAAAAGATTATCAGTCCGATGACTTTCGCATCGCAGCAGGGATTATTTTAGGAACAATACCGATTGTTTTCTTTGGACTGTTAATTAAGAAATTTATCCCTGATTTTGATAACTCACCATTAAGAAGTTTAGGTGCGATCGCGATCGCCTCGATTTTCATGTCGCTATTGTTGGGAGTTGCCGAAAAGTTCGGTAAGCGTAAGCGAAATTTTGAGCAATTGGGCATCCTCGATGGGGTATTAATGGGTTTAGCCCAAGCAATGGCATTAATTCCAGGAGTATCGAGATCTGGTTCTACCCTCACCGCAGGGTTATTTATGGGTTTAGAACGCGCTACGGCTGCCAGATTCTCATTTTTATTAGGTATTCCAGCAATTACCCTAGCTGGGTTAGTAGAACTCAAAGATGTGTTTAAAGCAGGTTTAGACGGTGCAGGGTTAGTTCCCATTATTGTTGGGGTGATTTCAGCAGGCTTTTTTTCTTATGTTGCGATCGCGTGGTTACTGCGCTTTTTGCAAACCCAGAGTACTTGGGTATTTATCTGGTATCGGTTAATTTTTGGGGTGTCTATTCTGGGTGCGATCGCTGCTGGCTTTTTAAAAAATATTTAA